In Rhodoligotrophos defluvii, the following proteins share a genomic window:
- a CDS encoding TRAP transporter substrate-binding protein: MPTRRQVLAFSGAAAAATFAMPHIARAEPIRMMLSHATAEIHPGHVAAVEFKKAMERLLPGATEIQIFPNRQLGDDKQNLESTIAGTVQLSLASGVLFPLVTGRIALDAYQLPFLIRDYDHFQEMATSEAGQALLDDLEPAGVVGLSMVDIGQRNFLSRTKVVKTLPDFAGLKTRIVPVPLHQQIWEKVGTAPVGLPYGEVYGAMETGVLDAVEINISSILGENLWEIGKHLTLTGHYPWHTVISANKTFFDGLPQEVQQAMRQAGRETIAPTLAYTKNQDLTGRDDLKQRGVQIYELEDLAAMQERVAPIVDEWSAKSPLIANFVAAARAKA, translated from the coding sequence ATGCCGACACGCCGCCAGGTGCTTGCCTTCTCGGGCGCAGCCGCCGCCGCGACATTCGCCATGCCCCATATCGCTCGCGCCGAACCCATCCGCATGATGCTGTCCCATGCCACGGCGGAGATTCATCCGGGTCACGTGGCCGCGGTCGAGTTCAAGAAAGCCATGGAGCGCCTGCTGCCGGGCGCAACGGAGATCCAGATCTTCCCCAACCGGCAGCTGGGTGACGACAAGCAGAACCTCGAGTCGACCATAGCCGGCACGGTGCAGCTCTCCCTGGCCAGCGGCGTCCTGTTCCCGCTCGTCACCGGCCGCATCGCGCTGGATGCCTACCAGCTGCCCTTCCTCATCCGCGATTACGACCACTTCCAGGAGATGGCGACCAGCGAGGCCGGGCAGGCCCTGCTGGATGACCTCGAGCCCGCCGGGGTCGTCGGCCTGTCCATGGTCGATATCGGCCAGCGCAACTTCCTCAGCCGCACCAAGGTGGTGAAGACGCTGCCGGATTTCGCCGGCCTCAAGACGCGGATCGTGCCGGTGCCGCTGCACCAGCAGATCTGGGAAAAGGTGGGCACGGCCCCGGTCGGCCTCCCCTATGGCGAGGTTTACGGCGCCATGGAAACCGGCGTGCTCGACGCCGTCGAGATCAACATTTCGTCGATCCTGGGCGAGAACCTCTGGGAAATCGGCAAGCACCTCACCCTTACCGGCCACTATCCCTGGCACACCGTTATTTCCGCAAACAAAACCTTCTTCGACGGCCTTCCCCAAGAGGTGCAGCAGGCCATGCGCCAGGCGGGCCGCGAGACCATCGCGCCGACCCTCGCCTATACCAAGAACCAGGATCTCACCGGCCGCGACGATCTCAAGCAGCGCGGAGTCCAGATCTACGAGCTCGAGGACCTCGCAGCCATGCAGGAGCGGGTCGCGCCCATCGTGGACGAATGGAGCGCCAAGTCGCCCCTCATCGCCAATTTCGTGGCGGCTGCCCGCGCCAAGGCTTGA
- a CDS encoding TRAP transporter small permease: MNAVQENGTTGPFRWYIRLVRLVAGTTMLAIVLIVLAQVAARYLFNSSLIWAEELCRYLLLWQTFFVVGYAYQRGEMVSVDFLPNLLSPRGRFLLRLVLAIPILIFLWLLASSGYAYSQRFTHQIIPALDFIWNSLTGERAAIPISTVYISVAVGCVLLGLHIIASLVMEYRALGQPSPQPQQQQHLPRV, from the coding sequence ATGAACGCAGTTCAAGAGAACGGCACAACAGGCCCGTTCCGCTGGTATATCAGGCTGGTCCGCCTGGTGGCCGGCACCACCATGCTGGCCATCGTCCTCATCGTGCTCGCTCAGGTGGCCGCTCGCTACCTGTTCAATTCCTCCCTCATCTGGGCGGAGGAGTTGTGCCGCTATCTCTTGCTCTGGCAAACCTTTTTCGTAGTTGGCTATGCCTATCAGCGCGGCGAGATGGTCTCGGTGGACTTTCTGCCGAACCTGCTTTCGCCGCGGGGGCGCTTCCTGCTCAGGCTCGTGCTGGCGATTCCGATCCTCATCTTCCTCTGGCTGCTCGCCAGCAGCGGCTATGCCTATTCCCAGCGCTTCACGCACCAGATCATCCCGGCCCTCGATTTCATCTGGAATTCCCTCACCGGCGAGCGCGCCGCCATTCCCATCAGCACGGTCTACATCTCGGTGGCGGTCGGCTGCGTCCTGTTGGGGCTGCACATCATCGCATCGCTCGTCATGGAATATCGCGCCCTCGGGCAGCCCT